In Nerophis lumbriciformis linkage group LG04, RoL_Nlum_v2.1, whole genome shotgun sequence, a single window of DNA contains:
- the tyrobp gene encoding TYRO protein tyrosine kinase-binding protein: MSSTECASCYLISMQSVVGIIACDIILTVLIAISIFCFVTLYKRKAEQNVGSSANEKTAESTESPYQELHGVQSDVYSELQDFRK, encoded by the exons ATGTCTTCAACAGAGTGTGCCTCCTGTTATCTCATCAGCATGCAGTCTGTCGTAGGAATTATTGCCTGCGATATCATCTTGACCGTCCTCATCGCTATTTCTATCTTCTGCTTTGTGACCCTCTACAAGAGGAAAGCAGAACAGAACG TCGGATCATCCGCCAATGAAAAAACAGCAGAGTCAACAGAATCTCCCTACCAG gAGTTACATGGAGTCCAATCAGATGTGTACAGTGAACTTCAAGACTTTAGGAAGTGA
- the LOC133599920 gene encoding uncharacterized protein isoform X1 codes for MRLFTCWLMLLPLVTAAPIRAPRENVLSFLNDALGAATEKAISENMTAPKKPPIIPEEEDSQDVSDDQSNERGNQDAFAEPGLSDANLGDVSRDDSFEVPQTKEVVQPLTVRQVEAAIVDVTSMASPDHQSGEHADLDSEEDGVGVAAVQGPGKASPAGLSLLGQSGELDSLEESNVRPATVVRQMDYDETREFPSILSSPAKKTFDGNMPRSIFFLANFFVFCCCFYFIILFACM; via the exons ATGAGGCT CTTCACATGTTGGTTGATGCTACTTCCGCTTGTGACAGCAGCCCCGATAAGAG CTCCGAGAGAAAATGTTTTAAGCTTTCTCAACG ATGCACTTGGAGCAGCCACTGAAAAGGCCATATCTgaaaacatgacag caCCCAAAAAACCTCCAATCATACCAGAGGAAGAGGATTCTCAAG ATGTTTCCGATGATCAATCTAATGAGCGTGGCAACCAAGATGCATTTGCAG AACCTGGACTATCTGATGCAAACCTTGGAGATGTTAGCAGAG ACGACAGCTTCGAGGTTCCTCAGACAAAAGAAGTTGTTCAACCGCTAACCGTGAGGCAGGTGGAAGCAGCCATTGTGGATGTGACCAGCATGGCATCTCCCGATCATCAAAGCGGCGAGCATGCTGATCTGGACAGCGAGGAAGACGGCGTAGGAGTCGCAGCTGTCCAAGGTCCAGGGAAAGCCTCACCTGCAGGGCTCAGCTTGTTGGGCCAAAGTGGAGAATTAGACAGTTTGGAGGAAAGCAACGTGAGACCTGCTACGGTGGTCAGACAAATGGACTACGATG AAACAAGAGAATTT CCAAGTATCCTGTCAAGTCCAGCCAAAAAAACCTTTGATGGGAACATGCctagaagtattttttttttagcaaacttctttgtattttgttgttgtttttacttcaTAATTCTATTTGCATGTATGTAG
- the LOC133599920 gene encoding uncharacterized protein isoform X2, whose amino-acid sequence MRLFTCWLMLLPLVTAAPIRAPRENVLSFLNDALGAATEKAISENMTAPKKPPIIPEEEDSQDVSDDQSNERGNQDAFAEPGLSDANLGDVSRDDSFEVPQTKEVVQPLTVRQVEAAIVDVTSMASPDHQSGEHADLDSEEDGVGVAAVQGPGKASPAGLSLLGQSGELDSLEESNVRPATVVRQMDYDETREFVSSETHPIAKYPVKSSQKNL is encoded by the exons ATGAGGCT CTTCACATGTTGGTTGATGCTACTTCCGCTTGTGACAGCAGCCCCGATAAGAG CTCCGAGAGAAAATGTTTTAAGCTTTCTCAACG ATGCACTTGGAGCAGCCACTGAAAAGGCCATATCTgaaaacatgacag caCCCAAAAAACCTCCAATCATACCAGAGGAAGAGGATTCTCAAG ATGTTTCCGATGATCAATCTAATGAGCGTGGCAACCAAGATGCATTTGCAG AACCTGGACTATCTGATGCAAACCTTGGAGATGTTAGCAGAG ACGACAGCTTCGAGGTTCCTCAGACAAAAGAAGTTGTTCAACCGCTAACCGTGAGGCAGGTGGAAGCAGCCATTGTGGATGTGACCAGCATGGCATCTCCCGATCATCAAAGCGGCGAGCATGCTGATCTGGACAGCGAGGAAGACGGCGTAGGAGTCGCAGCTGTCCAAGGTCCAGGGAAAGCCTCACCTGCAGGGCTCAGCTTGTTGGGCCAAAGTGGAGAATTAGACAGTTTGGAGGAAAGCAACGTGAGACCTGCTACGGTGGTCAGACAAATGGACTACGATG AAACAAGAGAATTTGTGAGTTCTGAGACACATCCAATTG CCAAGTATCCTGTCAAGTCCAGCCAAAAAAACCTTTGA